One segment of Papaver somniferum cultivar HN1 unplaced genomic scaffold, ASM357369v1 unplaced-scaffold_137, whole genome shotgun sequence DNA contains the following:
- the LOC113334456 gene encoding putative F-box protein At4g21240, whose product MTSINPISWVGKLFRSLYIKGKTTTDCQIDLPHDIILDILSRLPAELIFRCQCVSRPLQVLTTIPFFIHMQRQRSTSVIVVQLPSSEESSVCEFAKLCYMDKEFERIEEKFFESLSSPIGSSYYSTTYTRFLLGSYDGFLMFANFDGLPQNFYIWNPITEEQLAIEDTNTHVCGLYFNPVIKYHELFYHTTTNGNAHFGQYYNFGAHNLRTKLRRDVGRFRYPPSRHRLPVIVNGTLYWMIDRSHVLFSVNIVSRPPFEDSIMSFNIETEQFSTLQPGGTKYNVTEPGGGTSRRMLRICRLHLSEMDGELCLCDFVNLTNNQLLLSIYNHAT is encoded by the coding sequence ATGACAAGTATTAATCCCATAAGTTGGGTGGGTAAGCTATTTCGTTCACTGTATATAAAAGGTAAAACTACGACAGATTGTCAAATTGATCTCCCTCATGATATCATCCTAGACATACTTAGTAGACTTCCAGCCGAGCTTATATTCAGGTGTCAGTGTGTGTCTAGACCTTTACAAGTTTTAACCACTATCCCATTTTTTATTCACATGCAACGTCAGCGATCTACTTCGGTAATAGTTGTTCAGCTTCCTTCTTCAGAAGAATCCTCCGTTTGCGAATTCGCAAAGCTTTGTTATATGGACAAAGAGTTTGAGAGGATCGAGGAAAAATTCTTTGAATCATTATCATCACCGATTGGTTCCTCTTATTATTCTACTACCTATACAAGGTTTCTTTTGGGTTCCTATGATGGGTTTCTTATGTTCGCCAACTTTGATGGCTTGCCTCAAAATTTTTACATATGGAATCCTATAACAGAGGAACAGTTAGCAATAGAAGATACGAATACGCATGTATGCGGGTTATACTTCAATCCAGTTATAAAATATCATGAATTGTTCTATCATACTACTACTAATGGAAACGCGCATTTCGGACAATATTATAACTTCGGCGCACATAACTTAAGAACTAAGCTAAGGAGAGATGTTGGCAGGTTCCGTTATCCACCATCTAGACACAGGCTTCCTGTTATCGTAAATGGGACCTTATACTGGATGATTGATCGGTCACATGTATTATTCTCGGTTAACATAGTATCTCGTCCTCCATTTGAAGATTCTATTATGTCGTTCAATATTGAAACTGAACAATTTAGCACACTGCAACCTGGAGGGACCAAGTATAACGTCACAGAACCTGGTGGAGGCACTAGTAGGAGGATGCTGAGAATTTGTCGATTGCATTTGTCAGAAATGGATGGGGAATTATGCTTGTGTGATTTCGTAAATTTAACTAATAATCAACTTCTTTTGTCAATCTATAACCATGCAACATAG